A genomic window from Megalobrama amblycephala isolate DHTTF-2021 linkage group LG2, ASM1881202v1, whole genome shotgun sequence includes:
- the LOC125263521 gene encoding long neurotoxin LNTX-2 homolog isoform X2 codes for MDLRVSVVLLFFFLTGGYSLQCYTCVTDSWGNCKATVETCPDDCFACSTCTASLSNGYKNMNFTIKGCASQCQSAKVRTPRGPSMDVSCCMSDRCNAADGDGVFKGSFLLLFSPLLFYFLFQ; via the exons ATGGATCTGCGAGTCTCTGTcgttcttcttttcttttttctcactGGAG GATATTCTCTCCAGTGTTACACGTGTGTGACTGATTCATGGGGTAACTGTAAAGCAACAGTGGAGACATGTCCAGATGATTGTTTTGCATGTTCAACATGTACAGCGAGTCTATCAAATG gttacaaaaacatgaacttcaCAATTAAAGGGTGTGCAAGTCAATGTCAAAGTGCAAAAGTACGGACACCACGTGGTCCATCAATGGATGTCAGCTGCTGTATGAGTGACCGTTGCAATGCAGC AGATGGAGATGGAGTGTTTAAGGGAAGCTTCCTCCTGCTCTTCTCTCCTCTGCTCTTctacttcctgtttcagtga
- the LOC125263521 gene encoding long neurotoxin LNTX-2 homolog isoform X1: MDLRVSVVLLFFFLTGGYSLQCYTCVTDSWGNCKATVETCPDDCFACSTCTASLSNGYKNMNFTIKGCASQCQSAKVRTPRGPSMDVSCCMSDRCNAAFVSRAADGDGVFKGSFLLLFSPLLFYFLFQ, from the exons ATGGATCTGCGAGTCTCTGTcgttcttcttttcttttttctcactGGAG GATATTCTCTCCAGTGTTACACGTGTGTGACTGATTCATGGGGTAACTGTAAAGCAACAGTGGAGACATGTCCAGATGATTGTTTTGCATGTTCAACATGTACAGCGAGTCTATCAAATG gttacaaaaacatgaacttcaCAATTAAAGGGTGTGCAAGTCAATGTCAAAGTGCAAAAGTACGGACACCACGTGGTCCATCAATGGATGTCAGCTGCTGTATGAGTGACCGTTGCAATGCAGCCTTTGTATCCAGAGCAGCAG ATGGAGATGGAGTGTTTAAGGGAAGCTTCCTCCTGCTCTTCTCTCCTCTGCTCTTctacttcctgtttcagtga